In Candidatus Cloacimonadota bacterium, a single genomic region encodes these proteins:
- a CDS encoding site-specific integrase — protein MGRKKGKSRNIYDKMLDKLNYCKRIKIRIRPLASGGYSVFLAISINRKWKYEFLKHMRLIANTEHLEQDKNTILLAAAIRDKRELELLQDGEVHLYAWKAKQSFIEYFDAITKTKAHPCNWTNTHNMLMAYTGGSLTFGQIDYSFCRSFVDFMLTKVSPNTAHVYYGTFKAALNQAVLEGIIQSNPGNAIKIKRQQLETNYLTLRELKILRESLCNHPVIKTAFIFSCFTGLRYSDIVTLEWKDIEDGALIKRQEKTKTFVRVKLAETALEILEEQKILAEEYPHDKIFELPVNHYTNEMLRLWINMCGINKKITFHCARHTFATMCLTHGIDIYTVSKLIGHHDVANTQRYAKLTDQKRDQEIDKLPKL, from the coding sequence ATGGGACGAAAGAAGGGCAAATCAAGAAATATTTACGACAAAATGCTCGACAAACTGAACTACTGTAAGAGGATAAAAATCCGCATCAGACCACTGGCTTCCGGGGGATACTCAGTATTCCTTGCGATATCAATCAATCGGAAATGGAAGTACGAGTTTTTGAAGCATATGAGGCTCATCGCCAATACAGAGCATTTGGAGCAGGATAAGAATACCATTTTGTTGGCCGCTGCCATCAGAGATAAGCGAGAGTTGGAGCTGTTACAGGATGGTGAAGTTCATCTCTATGCCTGGAAGGCCAAACAGAGCTTTATCGAGTACTTTGATGCAATAACCAAAACTAAAGCCCATCCATGTAACTGGACCAATACCCATAACATGTTAATGGCCTATACCGGTGGTTCCTTAACCTTCGGTCAGATAGATTATAGCTTCTGCAGGAGCTTTGTGGACTTTATGCTGACTAAAGTTTCCCCCAATACGGCCCATGTTTATTATGGAACCTTCAAAGCAGCTTTGAATCAAGCCGTGCTCGAGGGCATTATCCAGAGCAATCCCGGGAACGCCATAAAAATAAAGCGACAGCAACTGGAAACAAATTATCTCACATTGAGAGAGCTGAAGATCCTAAGGGAATCTCTTTGTAACCATCCCGTCATTAAAACCGCTTTTATTTTTTCGTGTTTTACGGGCTTGAGATATTCGGATATTGTTACCCTGGAGTGGAAAGACATTGAGGATGGAGCTCTGATCAAGCGGCAGGAGAAAACCAAGACATTTGTACGCGTTAAACTGGCAGAGACAGCGCTGGAGATTTTGGAAGAGCAGAAAATTCTCGCCGAGGAATACCCCCACGACAAAATATTTGAGCTTCCTGTGAATCATTATACCAATGAGATGCTGAGGCTTTGGATAAACATGTGTGGGATTAACAAAAAGATCACTTTCCACTGTGCCAGGCACACTTTTGCCACAATGTGCCTGACTCATGGTATCGACATCTACACAGTTTCAAAGCTTATAGGGCATCATGACGTGGCAAATACCCAAAGATACGCCAAACTAACGGATCAAAAGAGGGACCAAGAGATTGATAAGCTCCCTAAACTATAA